The genomic DNA GATTGATTTGCTTGAGCAGCGCTAAAATCGCTTCACCCGTTTTCGAATCGAGATTGCCGGTGGGTTCGTCGGCCAGCAAGATCGGCGGGTTAAACACCAGCGCCCGCGCAATGGCGATTCGCTGGATCTCACCGCCGGACATCGCCTCGGGAAGATGGGTTTTGCGATGCTCTAGGCCCACACTGTCGAGCAGCGCTTCCGCCCGTGCCTGCGCTTCTGCGTTGGGACGGCCTTCAAGCACAAAGGGCAGCGCGACGTTCTCGAGCGCAGTCAGTGTCGGCAGCAGATTGAAAAATTGGAACACGAACCCGATCTGCGTGCGGCGAAACAGCGTGATTTCGTCATCAGCCATTTGCCCGACCAATCTTCCCGCGACGAGCAGGTCACCGCCCGACGGCCGATCCAAACCACCGATAAGGTGCAGCAGCGTGCTCTTACCCGAGCCGCTCGCTCCCATAACCACCGCAAAGGAGCCCTTGGCGATATCCAACGAGACGCCATCAAGGGACACCACTTGGTTGGCGCCCTGTCGGTAGACCTTGCGAACGTCGATGCAGCGGATCATGCGCTGGGCAATCAGCAGATCAGAGCGATGGTGGGCGTGTCGATGGCAGCCGCTGCTTTTTGAGGATCGGCTTCGAGCTGCGTTAGATGACCGCGCACGGTGTGCAGCAGAGATTCGACATTGATACCGTAAAAAAAAGGCTCATAGGGCGCCAGCTTGTCGAGCCCGGTGCGCCACAACTTCACCGCGCCCACCGGCACGCCTTGCTGCAATTTGTAGTAACCCGCCGCAATCTGAATGATCGCCTGGTAAAACTTGCGATCTTCGCCACGCTCTTCCAGCCACAATTCTTCTAAAGTCTCGTGACACTCGAAAAACAGCTGGCGGTTAAATTCGTCAATGCCTTTGAGAAAGCGCGGGTCGTCTTGAGGTTCCATGCGTTCGCTAATCCTCCGCCAAAAAGCCGCGAAGGACGGCTGGCTTGAGACTGACTATGTGATCCGCGTCGCCTTTGTGGTTAATTGTCCTGGCGCCCATGACGCAGACTAACGCGAAAACTTCAGCCACGCTAGACGTCGAGCTCGACATCGATGCCCTCACTTACGGCCCCTACGGTATCGGCCGGCTCGACGGCAGGGCCCTGATGGTTCCCCACACAGCCCCGGGTGACCGGGTCCTCGCGCATATCATCGAGGCGCGAGAGCGCTACTCGGTCGGCGAGCTCATTCGCGTCATCACGCCATCACCGCTGCGCCAAGCGGCGCCTTGTGTCTATGTTCCCGAATGCGGCGGCTGCTCGTGGCAGCACATGCTTTACGAGGCCCAGCTCAAAGCCAAACAACAAAGTGTCGCCGACGCATTGCAGCGCATCGGCAAATTAGCCGACTTCGAGCTCCGGCCGATTATCGCTTCGCCCAAGGACCATCACTACCGCCGCCGCATTCGCTTGCAATGCGACGAGCGCAAACGACTTGGCTTCTATCGTTCTTCGTCGCACCAACTAATAGAAATCGACCGCTGCGTGATCGCCGACGATCGGATCAACGGCGTCATTGAGCTGCTACGCCCTTCGATCGCTCAACTTCGTACCCAGGTCGAACATGTCGAGATCATCCACGGCGACGGTACGGAGCAAGTTAAAATGGTGATTGGCGCCGCGGGTGACTGGAGCGCGTTGGACGAAGATCTTTGCGAACAGCTTGTGAGCGGACACAGCGCGATCAGCGGCCTGGTTGCGCACGGTCCCCGTTGGCGCAAAGTCTGGGGCCAGCCGTGGATCACGGTGCAGCTCACCGGCGATTTGGCCATGACTGTCGATGCCGACGTCTTCACTCAGGTTAACCCGGAAGGCAATCGAAAGATTCTATCGGCCCTGCTTGCGAGCGCGGCCTTTACAAGTGACGATCGAGTCTTGGAGCTCTACTGCGGCGCCGGCAATTTCACCCTGCCGATCGCCGCGCAGGCAAAGGAAGTCGTCGCTGTTGAAGGCTATCGGCCCGCCATCGCCAACGGCAAGCTCAACGCGCAAAAGCTCGGTCTCACAAATATCGACTGGATCTGTGCGGCGGTGCCGGAAGCTCTTAAACAATTGCGCAAGCGGCGGGAACAATTTGCCAAGATCGTGCTCGACCCGCCGCGCAGCGGCACCAAGGGTTTGGAAAAAGAGCTTGCCGGGTTGAATGCGACAGTCCTTGCCTATGTTTCCTGTAACCCTTCGACCTTGGCGCGGGATCTTGCCGGTTTGGCAAAACACGGGTACAAGCTTACCTTAGTGCAACCCATCGACCTATTCCCTCACACCTTTCACGTCGAGGCGCTGGGCCTTCTGCACAAGGAGTAGAAAGGAGCTCACATGAATATTCGACGAGCGGCGCGAGCCTCCCAAGCAGTAAGGGCGGCTATTTTGTTTAGTCTCATCGCCGTCGATCGCCCGGTCAACGCCGCCGATCGCCTGATCGGCCTGCACTCGGCGCAAGTGCTGTCACAATCGATGCCGTGGATCGCCCAGGAAGCGGGACTGTTCAAAAAGTACGATCTCGATTTCCACCTTGTTTTCATCTCATCGTCGCCGGTCGCCACCGCGGCAACGCTCAGCGGCGACGCTGAGATCGGCGTCACCGGCGCCATCGGCAACGTGCGCGCGTTCGTGCAAGGCTCAACAGACCTGGTTTTCATCGGCGGCATGAAAAACTTTCTCACCCACAATTTACTCGCGCGCCCCGAAATTCGCCGGCCGGAAGATCTGAAGGGCAAGAAGGTCGGTGTCGGCCGCTTCGGCGGCAACACCCACTACTTTGTCATCCAAGCTTTGAAGCGCCTGGGCATGGACGCCAGCAAAGATATCCAGCAGATTCAAACCGGCGGCTCACCTGAAACCGTCGCCTCCCTGGTAGGAGGCAACGTCGAAGCCGCCGCTATTGTCGCGCCGGGAGACTTCGTCGCCGCTTCGAAAGGCTTTCGCTACGTCATCAACGGCATCGACATGCGCATCCCTTATGGCGCGACTCAGGTCGTGACCCTACGCTCGCTGATCGCCAAACGGGGCCCAGTGATCGGCCGCTTCATGCGCGCCATGGCCGAGGCGTCCAACATCATGCACAGCGACAAAGCCTTCGTCTTCAAAGTCATGGGCAAACACATGCGCCTAACCGACGCCAAGGTATTGGAAGCCGCGTATCAGTCGGAGATCCCAGCGATGGAGCGTCGACTGGAGATTCAAGATGCCGCACTGCAGGCATCGCTGGATGAGATCGCGCCGCTCGATGCGCGGGCGAAAAATATCAAGCCGGCGGACATGATCGACCGGCGCTATTTAGTTGAGTTGGAGAAGAGCGGGCTGTTTGCAAGATAGCCATGAGGCTTTAGGCGCGAGGCTAGAGTTTGAGGAGAACCGGTGAAAGCCATCGATATTCACCATCACTACGTGCCGAAAAAATTGATCGACGAGACCAAGAAACACAGTAAGGCGTTGGGCGTCGATGTCACCGACGTGAAAGATAGTTGGGCGTTGTCGTTTGCCGGCAGTAAGCCCCACGCCCTACAGGGGCCGATCTTCGACGTCGAGAAACCTCGCGCTCATGCCTATTTCTGTCTGCCCCTATACAGACCGTCGATAAAGCCGCTGTCGTCGAGTTCTTTGATAA from Deltaproteobacteria bacterium includes the following:
- a CDS encoding ABC transporter substrate-binding protein, whose protein sequence is MNIRRAARASQAVRAAILFSLIAVDRPVNAADRLIGLHSAQVLSQSMPWIAQEAGLFKKYDLDFHLVFISSSPVATAATLSGDAEIGVTGAIGNVRAFVQGSTDLVFIGGMKNFLTHNLLARPEIRRPEDLKGKKVGVGRFGGNTHYFVIQALKRLGMDASKDIQQIQTGGSPETVASLVGGNVEAAAIVAPGDFVAASKGFRYVINGIDMRIPYGATQVVTLRSLIAKRGPVIGRFMRAMAEASNIMHSDKAFVFKVMGKHMRLTDAKVLEAAYQSEIPAMERRLEIQDAALQASLDEIAPLDARAKNIKPADMIDRRYLVELEKSGLFAR
- a CDS encoding ABC transporter ATP-binding protein, whose product is MIRCIDVRKVYRQGANQVVSLDGVSLDIAKGSFAVVMGASGSGKSTLLHLIGGLDRPSGGDLLVAGRLVGQMADDEITLFRRTQIGFVFQFFNLLPTLTALENVALPFVLEGRPNAEAQARAEALLDSVGLEHRKTHLPEAMSGGEIQRIAIARALVFNPPILLADEPTGNLDSKTGEAILALLKQINQEQGCTVVMVTHSEAAARYGDRVIRLRDGKLE
- a CDS encoding DUF309 domain-containing protein, producing the protein MEPQDDPRFLKGIDEFNRQLFFECHETLEELWLEERGEDRKFYQAIIQIAAGYYKLQQGVPVGAVKLWRTGLDKLAPYEPFFYGINVESLLHTVRGHLTQLEADPQKAAAAIDTPTIALIC
- the rlmD gene encoding 23S rRNA (uracil(1939)-C(5))-methyltransferase RlmD: MTQTNAKTSATLDVELDIDALTYGPYGIGRLDGRALMVPHTAPGDRVLAHIIEARERYSVGELIRVITPSPLRQAAPCVYVPECGGCSWQHMLYEAQLKAKQQSVADALQRIGKLADFELRPIIASPKDHHYRRRIRLQCDERKRLGFYRSSSHQLIEIDRCVIADDRINGVIELLRPSIAQLRTQVEHVEIIHGDGTEQVKMVIGAAGDWSALDEDLCEQLVSGHSAISGLVAHGPRWRKVWGQPWITVQLTGDLAMTVDADVFTQVNPEGNRKILSALLASAAFTSDDRVLELYCGAGNFTLPIAAQAKEVVAVEGYRPAIANGKLNAQKLGLTNIDWICAAVPEALKQLRKRREQFAKIVLDPPRSGTKGLEKELAGLNATVLAYVSCNPSTLARDLAGLAKHGYKLTLVQPIDLFPHTFHVEALGLLHKE